The proteins below are encoded in one region of candidate division KSB1 bacterium:
- a CDS encoding ammonium transporter — protein sequence MRNIKVVFSLAFLALSIFGWASTSWAADGVSAEMFTINNTWMLVATFLVFIMHLGFASLETGLTRAKNATNILFKNTSIIAIGLLTYAVMGFNLMYPGDFSIGQFFGFAGWGISSPEGAAGLIDYADGNYTYWTDFIFQAMFAATAATIISGAVAERIKLSSFLIFTTFYVAIVYPIVGSWKWGGG from the coding sequence ATGAGAAATATAAAAGTCGTTTTCTCCTTGGCCTTTCTTGCTCTATCCATCTTCGGATGGGCATCGACAAGCTGGGCTGCGGACGGTGTTTCAGCAGAGATGTTCACTATCAACAACACATGGATGCTGGTCGCGACGTTTCTTGTCTTTATCATGCATCTGGGTTTTGCCTCACTTGAGACGGGGTTGACCCGGGCAAAAAACGCGACGAATATTCTCTTTAAAAATACATCCATTATCGCTATAGGTCTCCTGACCTATGCAGTGATGGGCTTTAACTTGATGTACCCGGGAGATTTTTCCATCGGCCAATTCTTCGGGTTTGCCGGATGGGGAATTTCCAGTCCTGAAGGTGCTGCCGGCCTGATTGATTATGCCGACGGAAATTATACGTATTGGACAGATTTCATTTTCCAAGCGATGTTCGCTGCAACAGCAGCAACGATTATTTCTGGGGCAGTCGCAGAGAGAATCAAATTGTCCAGCTTTCTCATCTTCACAACCTTCTACGTTGCCATCGTTTATCCCATCGTTGGGTCATGGAAATGGGGTGGCGGT